The proteins below are encoded in one region of Thunnus maccoyii chromosome 24, fThuMac1.1, whole genome shotgun sequence:
- the LOC121892357 gene encoding sodium-driven chloride bicarbonate exchanger-like isoform X3, with protein MDITDQGAQMEPLLPTEQSPQENKDVRTDEEAVVDRGGTRSMLNTNFEKEELEGHRTLYIGVHVPLGRRSHRRHRHHGHRHRKRSKERDSSADDGRESPSHTDTPAQRVQFLLGTEDGDEEHIPHALFTELDEICLREGEDAEWKETARWLKFEEDVEDGGERWSKPYVATLSLHSLFELRSCIMNGTVMLDMRANSLEEIADMVLDQHEVSGPVGQDARKRIREALLKQHHHQNHKKLANRIPIVRSFADIGKKQSEPHSMDKNGQTVSPQSQPANNEGKQDVSRENSAVDFSKIDLHFMKKIPPGAEASNVLVGELEFLDRPVVAFIRLSPAVLLNGLAEVPITTRFLFILLGPLGKGPQYHEIGRSIATLMTDEIFHDVAYKAKDRNDLVAGIDEFLDQVTVLPPGEWDPSIRIEPPKNVPSQEKRKIPPVPNGVTDLGESEEHGGHGGPELQRTGRFFGGFILDIKRKAPHYLSDYTDAISLQCLASFLFLYCACMSPVITFGGLLGEATEGRVSAIESLFGASMTGIAYSLFAGQPLTILGSTGPVLVFEKILFKFCKDYGLSYLSLRACIGLWTAFFCLLLVATDASSLVCYITRFTEEAFAALICIIFIYEALEKLFHLGVHYPINKNNNLQKLTQYSCACVEPRDPSNETLQFWEERNITASQVNWTMLEVKECEMLHGEFEGSACGPHGPYIPDVLFWCVVLFFSTVFMSAFLKEFKTSRYFPTKVRAIISDFAVFITILTMVLVDYVLGIPSPKLQVPNKFKPTRDDRGWVINPVGPNPWWTTIITFIPALLCTILIFMDQQITAVIINRKEHKLKKGCGYHLDLFVVGVMLGVCSVMGLPWFVAATVLSISHVNSLKLESECSAPGEQPKFLGIREQRFTGLMIFTLMGCSVFMTSVLKFIPMPVLYGVFLYMGASSLRGIQFFDRLRLFGMPAKHQPDFIYLRHVPLRKVHLFTIVQLSCLILLWTIKTSKAAIVFPMMVLALVFIRKLLDFMFSKRELSWLDDLMPEWKKKKLEDAAEEEEHSIIAEEEGIVQVPLEGHYKSDPATVNITDEMSKGSFGNVWKSVSPAESTKKEPSTKSSPS; from the exons AGAACTGATGAGGAAGCAGTGGTGGACCGCGGGGGCACGCGCTCCATGCTTAACACCAACTTTGAGAAAGAAGAACTAGAAG GTCACCGCACTCTCTACATCGGGGTTCATGTTCCCCTGGGAAGGAGGTCACACCGACGTCACCGTCACCACGGACACAGACACAGGAAGAGGTCCAAGGAGAGGGACTCTTCAGCTGACGATGGAAGAGAATCCCCCTCACACA CAGACACACCAGCTCAGAGGGTGCAGTTTCTGTTGGGGACAGAGGATGGCGACGAGGAACACATCCCCCACGCCCTGTTCACTGAGCTGGACGAAATCTGCCTCAGGGAGGGTGAGGACGCAGAGTGGAAAGAGACAGCCAG GTGGCTTAAGTTTGAGGAGGATGTTGAGGATGGTGGTGAGCGGTGGAGTAAACCCTACGTAGCCACTCTTTCTCTACACAGTCTTTTCGAGCTTCGCAGCTGCATCATGAATGGCACCGTGATGCTTGACATGAGGGCCAACTCGCTGGAAGAGATCGCAG ACATGGTTCTGGATCAGCACGAGGTGTCGGGCCCTGTAGGTCAGGATGCCAGGAAAAGGATCCGTGAGGCCCTGCTCAAACAGCACCACCACCAAAACCACAAGAAACTGGCCAACCGCATCCCTATTGTACGCTCCTTTGCGGATATTGGCAAGAAGCAGTCTGAACCTCATTCCATGGACAAGAATG GCCAAACAGTCTCACCTCAGTCCCAGCCAGCTAACAATGAGGGCAAACAGGACGTCAGCCGAGAAAACAGTGCTGTCGACTTCAGCAAG ATTGACCTTCACTTCATGAAGAAGATCCCTCCTGGTGCTGAGGCATCCAACGTCCTGGTGGGGGAGCTGGAATTCCTAGACCGCCCTGTGGTGGCCTTCATCCGCCTGTCACCTGCTGTGCTGCTCAACGGCCTGGCTGAGGTTCCCATCACCACCAG GTTTCTTTTCATCCTGCTTGGCCCTCTTGGAAAAGGTCCACAGTATCATGAAATTGGCCGGTCTATTGCCACCCTGATGACTGATGAG ATTTTTCATGATGTTGCTTACAAGGCCAAAGACAGAAATGACCTGGTGGCAGGCATCGACGAGTTTCTGGACCAGGTGACAGTGTTGCCCCCTGGAGAGTGGGACCCCTCCATCAGAATAGAACCTCCCAAAAACGTGCCCTCTCAG GAAAAGCGGAAGATTCCCCCTGTTCCCAACGGAGTGACGGATCTTGGAGAGTCAGAGGAACACGGAGGGCATGGTGGCCCTGAGCTCCAGCGCACTGGAAG GTTTTTTGGCGGTTTCATCTTGGACATCAAGCGAAAGGCTCCTCACTACCTTTCTGACTACACAGATGCCATCAGTCTACAGTGTCTGGCCTCCTTCCTTTTCCTCTACTGCGCCTGCATGTCACCTGTCATCACCTTTGGAGGACTCCTGGGGGAGGCCACAGAGGGACGTGTG AGTGCTATTGAGTCCCTGTTTGGGGCTTCCATGACTGGAATAGCCTACTCTCTTTTTGCTGGTCAGCCTCTGACCATCCTTGGCAGCACAGGGCCTGTTCTTGTCTTTGAGAAGATCCTCTTCAAGTTCTGCAA ggaCTACGGCCTCTCCTACCTCTCCCTGAGGGCCTGTATTGGCCTGTGGACAGCCTTCTTCTGTCTACTGCTGGTGGCCACGGATGCCAGCTCGCTTGTCTGTTACATCACGCGCTTCACTGAAGAAGCCTTCGCAGCCCTTATTTGCATCATCTTCATCTATGAGGCCCTGGAGAAGCTGTTCCACCTGGGGGTGCACTACCccatcaataaaaacaacaaccttcAGAAACTCACACAGTATTC TTGTGCATGTGTGGAGCCCAGGGACCCCAGCAATGAGACCCTGCAGTTCTGGGAGGAGAGAAACATCACAGCATCCCAGGTCAACTGGACCATGCTAGAGGTCAAG GAGTGCGAGATGTTGCATGGGGAGTTTGAGGGCAGCGCCTGTGGTCCCCACGGCCCCTACATCCCCGACGTCCTCTTCTGGTGCGTGGTCCTCTTCTTCTCCACCGTCTTCATGTCTGCCTTCCTCAAGGAGTTCAAGACTAGCCGTTACTTCCCCACCAAG GTGCGAGCCATCATCAGTGACTTTGCTGTCTTCATCACCATCCTCACTATGGTTCTTGTAGATTACGTCCTGGGGATCCCTTCACCTAAACTACAGGTCCCCAACAAGTTCAAA CCAACCAGGGATGATCGTGGTTGGGTTATAAACCCTGTGGGGCCCAACCCCTGGTGGACCACTATCATCACCTTCATCCCTGCTCTGCTGTGCACCATCCTCATCTTCATGGACCAGCAGATCACAGCCGTCATTATTAATAGGAAGGAGCACAAACTGAAG AAAGGCTGTGGCTACCACCTGGACCTGTTTGTGGTTGGGGTGATGCTGGGCGTGTGCTCGGTGATGGGCCTGCCGTGGTTCGTGGCAGCCACCGTGCTCTCCATCTCCCACGTAAACAGCCTGAAGCTGGAGTCGGAGTGCTCAGCCCCCGGAGAGCAGCCCAAGTTCCTGGGCATCCGAGAGCAGCGCTTCACTGGCCTCATGATCTTCACCTTGATGGGCTGCTCCGTCTTCATGACCTCTGTGCTAAAG TTTATCCCCATGCCTGTGCTGTACGGAGTGTTTCTATACATGGGGGCTTCCTCACTCAGAGGCATTCAG TTCTTTGACCGTCTGAGGCTCTTCGGCATGCCGGCCAAACATCAGCCAGACTTCATCTACCTTCGACACGTCCCGCTGAGGAAAGTGCACCTCTTCACTATCGTCCAGCTCAGCTGCTTGATCCTACTGTGGACCATTAAGACCTCCAAGGCTGCCATTGTCTTCCCTATGATG GTCTTGGCCCTGGTGTTCATTCGTAAGCTGCTGGACTTCATGTTCAGTAAGAGAGAGCTGAGCTGGCTGGATGACCTGATGCCAgagtggaagaagaagaagctggaggATGCGGCAGAAGAG GAGGAACACAGTATtattgcagaagaagaaggcaTTGTACAAGTGCCACTGGAGGGACACTACAA GAGTGACCCAGCCACAGTCAACATCACTGATGAGATGTCCAAAGGATCTTTCGGGAATGTGTGGAAGAGTGTCAGCCCTGCTGAAAGCACTAAGAAGGAACCAAGCACTAAAAG CTCCCCTTCCTAA